The following proteins are encoded in a genomic region of Bradyrhizobium sp. SK17:
- the tsaE gene encoding tRNA (adenosine(37)-N6)-threonylcarbamoyltransferase complex ATPase subunit type 1 TsaE, with the protein MTAASTFSVALANETATSELMADLALLIGAGDVITLSGDLGAGKTAAARALIRYLATDDTLEVPSPTFTLAQSYELPSFALVHADLYRINDASELEEIGLSPLPDDIVALIEWPERAPGAMPADRIDIALSHRPALGSAARAAEITGYGKAAAKVARLHALRQFLERAGFLAARRERMPGDASTRSYARLRNDDGSVILMNSPRRPDGPAIYNGRSYSAAVHLAEDVRPFVAIGNGLRKQGFSAPAIRHIDLESGFLITEDLGAEGVIEGDPPYPIAERYEAAVDMLAALHREALPPRLPVTADESYDIPVFDIDAWLIEIGLMLEWYLPDRGVQPSEELRGEFLGMWRGLLEKPAAAPQTWVIRDFHSPNIIWLAERTGTLRVGIIDFQDALLGPAAYDVVSLLQDARIDVPEQLELSLLTRYIKARRATDENFDPAAFAELYAIMSAQRNTRLLGTFARLNRRDGKPQYLKHQPRIWTYLERSLAHPALAAFRDWYTANVPPPVP; encoded by the coding sequence ATGACGGCGGCCTCGACATTCTCGGTGGCGCTCGCGAACGAAACCGCGACGTCGGAGCTGATGGCCGACCTCGCGCTGTTGATCGGCGCCGGCGACGTCATCACGCTGTCGGGCGACCTCGGCGCCGGCAAGACCGCGGCCGCCCGCGCGCTGATCCGCTACCTCGCCACCGACGATACGCTGGAAGTGCCGAGCCCGACCTTCACGCTGGCGCAAAGCTACGAACTGCCGTCGTTTGCGCTGGTCCACGCCGACCTCTATCGCATCAATGATGCGAGCGAGCTCGAGGAGATCGGGCTGTCGCCGCTGCCCGACGACATCGTGGCGCTGATCGAGTGGCCGGAACGCGCGCCGGGCGCGATGCCTGCCGATCGCATCGACATTGCACTCAGCCACCGTCCGGCGCTCGGCTCGGCGGCGCGCGCCGCCGAGATTACCGGCTATGGCAAGGCCGCGGCCAAGGTCGCGCGGCTTCACGCACTGCGCCAATTCCTCGAGCGCGCGGGCTTCCTCGCCGCCCGGCGCGAGCGTATGCCGGGCGACGCCTCGACGCGTTCCTATGCGCGGCTGCGCAATGACGACGGCAGCGTCATCCTGATGAATTCGCCGCGCCGTCCCGACGGCCCGGCGATCTACAACGGCAGGTCCTACAGCGCGGCAGTGCATCTCGCCGAGGACGTCCGGCCGTTCGTCGCGATCGGCAACGGCCTGCGCAAGCAGGGCTTCTCGGCGCCTGCGATCCGGCACATCGATCTCGAATCCGGCTTCCTCATCACCGAGGATCTCGGCGCGGAGGGCGTGATCGAGGGTGATCCGCCGTACCCGATCGCCGAGCGCTATGAGGCCGCCGTCGACATGCTGGCGGCGTTGCATCGCGAGGCGCTGCCGCCGCGGCTGCCGGTGACAGCGGACGAGAGCTACGACATCCCAGTGTTCGATATCGACGCCTGGCTGATCGAGATCGGGCTGATGCTGGAATGGTACCTGCCCGACCGCGGCGTACAGCCGAGCGAGGAGCTGCGCGGCGAATTCCTCGGAATGTGGCGCGGCCTGCTGGAAAAGCCCGCCGCGGCGCCGCAGACCTGGGTGATCCGGGACTTCCATTCGCCGAACATCATCTGGCTTGCCGAGCGCACCGGCACCCTGCGTGTCGGCATCATCGATTTCCAGGACGCGTTGCTCGGCCCCGCGGCCTACGACGTGGTGTCGCTGTTGCAGGATGCGCGGATCGACGTCCCCGAACAGCTCGAGCTCTCGCTGCTGACCCGCTACATCAAGGCACGACGGGCGACCGACGAGAATTTCGATCCGGCCGCCTTCGCCGAGCTCTACGCGATCATGTCGGCGCAGCGAAACACCCGGCTGCTCGGCACCTTCGCGCGGCTCAACCGCCGCGACGGCAAACCGCAATATCTGAAGCACCAGCCGCGGATCTGGACCTATCTCGAGCGATCGCTGGCGCATCCGGCGCTGGCCGCCTTCCGCGACTGGTACACCGCCAACGTCCCTCCCCCAGTACCTTAG
- a CDS encoding PilZ domain-containing protein, which yields MATERRRGDRVTFERGIAAHMMGIDGTWRRDCTMEDVSETGAKLTVDGSVEGLALKEFFLLLSSTGLAYRRCELAWVNGDQIGVNFLKQGDKKKKTARRGTQAADV from the coding sequence ATGGCGACGGAACGACGCAGGGGCGATCGTGTCACGTTTGAGCGCGGCATAGCCGCGCACATGATGGGCATTGACGGCACCTGGCGGCGCGACTGCACCATGGAAGACGTGTCGGAGACGGGGGCCAAGCTCACCGTCGACGGCTCGGTCGAGGGCCTGGCGTTGAAAGAATTTTTCCTTCTGCTGTCGTCCACAGGATTGGCCTATCGCCGCTGCGAGCTGGCGTGGGTCAACGGCGACCAGATCGGCGTCAACTTCCTCAAACAAGGCGACAAGAAGAAGAAAACTGCCAGGCGCGGCACGCAGGCTGCCGACGTCTAG
- a CDS encoding nucleotidyltransferase family protein, with protein MPVTPHKAMVLAAGLGVRMRPLTLTMPKPLVSVAGQPLLDHVLDKLAGAGVTEAVVNVHYLPDQIIEHVKTRSRPRVIISDERDQVLGTGGAVVKALPLLGDAPFYHLNADTMWIDGVRANLTRLAEAFDPARMDILLLMAPTASSIGYSGRGDYSMLPDGALRKRRENQVVPFVYAGAAIMQPSLFADAPAGEFSLTKMFDRANEQERLFGLRLDGVWMHVGTPDAIQAAEDAFLESVA; from the coding sequence ATGCCCGTCACTCCCCATAAGGCCATGGTGCTCGCCGCGGGACTCGGCGTGCGCATGCGTCCCCTGACCCTCACGATGCCGAAGCCGCTGGTCAGCGTGGCCGGTCAGCCGCTGCTCGACCACGTGCTCGACAAGCTCGCCGGCGCCGGCGTCACCGAGGCCGTCGTCAACGTGCATTATCTGCCCGACCAGATCATCGAGCACGTCAAGACCCGCAGCCGTCCGCGCGTGATCATCTCCGACGAACGCGACCAGGTGCTCGGCACCGGCGGCGCGGTCGTGAAGGCGCTGCCGCTGCTCGGCGATGCGCCGTTCTATCATCTCAACGCCGACACGATGTGGATCGACGGCGTGCGCGCCAACCTGACCCGGCTGGCGGAAGCGTTCGATCCCGCGCGGATGGATATCCTGCTGTTGATGGCGCCGACCGCTTCGAGCATCGGCTACAGCGGGCGCGGCGATTACTCGATGCTGCCCGACGGCGCGCTGCGCAAGCGTCGCGAGAACCAGGTGGTGCCGTTCGTCTATGCCGGCGCCGCGATCATGCAGCCTTCGCTGTTCGCCGATGCGCCAGCCGGTGAATTCTCGCTGACCAAGATGTTCGATCGCGCCAACGAGCAGGAGCGGCTGTTCGGGCTGCGCCTCGACGGCGTCTGGATGCATGTCGGGACTCCCGACGCGATCCAGGCCGCGGAAGACGCTTTCCTCGAAAGCGTCGCTTAG
- a CDS encoding DUF2891 domain-containing protein, with the protein MTATSLTEQLAVRFARIALGHVGREYPNKPDHVLAGPQDARTPRDLHPVFFGSYDWHSCVHSYWMLARLLRRYPSSEVADEIRALFDAQFIAEKIAVECAYLAAPTARGFKRPYGWGWLLKLAAELWLFDETRWRARIAPLAGIFAQRFRDFLPLATYPVRVGTHFNTAFGLRMAADYATATKDDAFGALLRETALRWYGADRDCPAWGEPSGDDFQSSALIEAECMRRLLSPSDFLPWFDRFLPRLAQHEPATLFHPATVTDRTDGKLAHLDGLNLSRAWCWRALAAALPEADARRPILRDAARHHLDAGLPHIAGDYMGEHWLASFAVLAIDADE; encoded by the coding sequence ATGACCGCAACATCCCTGACCGAACAACTCGCGGTTCGTTTCGCCCGCATCGCGCTCGGCCATGTCGGTCGCGAATATCCGAACAAGCCGGATCACGTGCTGGCTGGGCCGCAGGATGCGCGCACGCCGCGCGACCTGCATCCGGTGTTCTTCGGCAGCTATGACTGGCACTCCTGCGTCCACAGCTACTGGATGCTCGCCCGGCTGCTGCGGCGCTATCCGTCATCGGAAGTCGCGGACGAGATCCGCGCGTTGTTCGATGCACAGTTCATTGCCGAGAAGATCGCGGTCGAATGCGCCTATCTCGCGGCCCCGACCGCACGCGGCTTCAAGCGGCCGTATGGCTGGGGCTGGTTGCTGAAGCTCGCGGCCGAACTCTGGCTGTTCGATGAGACGCGGTGGCGCGCGCGGATCGCTCCACTCGCCGGGATTTTCGCGCAGCGCTTTCGCGATTTCCTGCCGCTCGCGACCTATCCGGTGCGGGTCGGCACCCATTTCAACACCGCCTTTGGGCTGCGCATGGCGGCCGACTACGCCACCGCGACGAAGGACGATGCGTTCGGCGCGCTGCTGCGCGAGACGGCGCTGCGCTGGTACGGCGCCGATCGGGACTGCCCCGCCTGGGGCGAGCCGAGCGGCGACGATTTCCAATCGTCTGCGCTGATCGAAGCGGAGTGCATGCGGCGGCTGCTGTCGCCCAGCGATTTCCTGCCCTGGTTCGACCGCTTCCTGCCGCGCCTGGCGCAGCACGAGCCCGCAACCTTGTTCCACCCCGCGACGGTCACCGATCGCACCGACGGCAAGCTTGCGCATCTCGATGGGCTCAATCTCAGCCGTGCATGGTGCTGGCGCGCCCTGGCCGCCGCATTGCCTGAAGCCGATGCGCGTCGCCCAATCCTGCGGGACGCCGCACGACACCACCTCGATGCAGGCCTGCCGCATATCGCCGGCGACTATATGGGCGAACACTGGCTGGCGAGTTTTGCAGTGCTCGCCATCGATGCTGATGAGTGA
- a CDS encoding LysR family transcriptional regulator produces the protein MTIIVYMNLAAVDLNLLVAFEALMEERHVTRAAERIGLAQPSMSSALRRLRALFADELFLRAGAGMQPTEKALALAGPIGEALRQIRGALAPHQGFDPATARRRISIAATDYGDLVLVPELTRLLRMEAPGIDLAVRPLTDPTVALAKLERAELDALIGGHLPDSPRCVRQRLFEERYVCIRDAARASPSERLSLQDYAGLPHALFSAAGGDGLPSVIDALLARHGLKRRLAVTLAHVVAVPFSVAGTDLIATMAERIARRFTQLADIAIVAPPIEIPPFAIDLIHTSRAADDPALRWFLDAVDRCAGRLRC, from the coding sequence ATGACCATTATTGTTTATATGAATTTAGCCGCCGTCGATCTCAATTTGCTGGTCGCCTTCGAGGCGCTGATGGAGGAGCGCCACGTCACCAGGGCAGCCGAGCGGATCGGCTTGGCCCAGCCATCGATGAGCAGCGCGCTGCGGCGGCTGCGCGCATTGTTTGCCGACGAATTGTTCCTGCGCGCGGGCGCCGGCATGCAGCCGACCGAAAAGGCATTGGCGCTGGCCGGGCCGATCGGCGAGGCGCTGCGGCAGATCCGGGGCGCGCTGGCACCGCATCAGGGCTTCGATCCGGCCACGGCGCGCAGGCGCATCAGCATTGCCGCGACCGACTATGGCGATCTCGTCCTGGTGCCGGAACTGACCCGCCTGTTGCGCATGGAAGCACCGGGTATCGACCTTGCCGTGCGTCCGCTCACCGATCCGACCGTGGCGCTGGCAAAGCTCGAGCGCGCCGAACTCGACGCGCTGATCGGTGGCCATCTGCCGGACTCACCGCGCTGTGTCCGGCAGCGGCTGTTCGAGGAGCGCTATGTCTGCATCCGCGACGCGGCGCGCGCGAGCCCATCGGAACGCCTGAGCCTGCAAGACTATGCCGGCCTGCCGCACGCGCTGTTCTCGGCGGCCGGCGGCGACGGCCTGCCGAGCGTGATCGACGCGCTGCTGGCGCGGCATGGGCTGAAGCGGCGGCTCGCCGTGACGCTTGCGCATGTGGTGGCCGTTCCGTTCAGCGTCGCGGGCACCGATCTGATCGCCACCATGGCCGAACGCATCGCCCGGCGCTTCACGCAGCTCGCCGACATCGCCATCGTCGCGCCGCCGATCGAGATCCCACCCTTCGCCATCGACCTGATCCATACCAGCCGCGCCGCTGACGATCCGGCGCTGCGCTGGTTCCTGGATGCGGTCGATCGCTGCGCCGGCCGGCTGCGGTGTTGA